The Octopus bimaculoides isolate UCB-OBI-ISO-001 chromosome 16, ASM119413v2, whole genome shotgun sequence genome window below encodes:
- the LOC106872328 gene encoding ras-related protein Rab-35 isoform X2, whose amino-acid sequence MANEYDHLFKLLIIGDSSVGKSCLLLRFAENTFSPSYITTIGVDFKIRTVECNGEKVKLQIWDTAGQERFRTITSTYYRGTHGVIIVYDVTSGESFANVKRWLHEIDQNCDLVSRILVGNKCDDEEKRVVLTEDAQRFANQMGILLFEASAKEDINVEEVNKYFPIIFLV is encoded by the exons GTGTTGGTAAAAGTTGCCTATTATTGAGGTTTGCTGAAAATACATTTTCTC catCATATATAACCACAATAGGAGTTGACTTTAAAATCCGAACAGTAGAATGTAATGGAGAGAAAGTCAAACTCCAGATCTGGGACACTGCTGGCCAAGAACGATTCCGAACTATTACATCAAC GTACTACAGAGGAACTCATGGAGTTATAATAGTTTATGATGTTACTAGTGGAGAATCTTTTGCTAATGTGAAGCGCTGGTTACATGAAATTGACCAAAACTGTGATCTAGTCAGTCGAATTTTAG ttggTAATAAGTGTGACGATGAAGAAAAACGAGTGGTTCTTACAGAAGATGCTCAGAGGTTTGCCAACCAGATGGGAATACTGCTATTTGAAGCCAGTGCTAAAGAAGATATAAATGTGGAagaggtaaataaatattttcccattattttccttgtttag